One Cucumis sativus cultivar 9930 chromosome 1, Cucumber_9930_V3, whole genome shotgun sequence DNA segment encodes these proteins:
- the LOC101222461 gene encoding uncharacterized protein LOC101222461 has translation MRRSKESKKKTRPSSPLRDRTGSPTSLESRPYGSHPSSLSPSASLLDRDLVTGESSLLGDLKFSPDDSVSNYNPRSFPHSVKQQCWDKAEKIKGRDPDRWRRDALGNTVFRKLVGCPGCLCHDYDHILPYSKGGKSTLENCQVLQATVNRSKGNRTEISRAELIQKSSYCRVSGRDMDLLELSAYGNVHRGQDSGGCRIQ, from the exons ATGAGGCGAAGCAAAGAATCGAAGAAGAAAACTCGCCCCTCCTCACCGCTCAGGGACCGAACTGGTTCTCCAACAAGTCTCGAATCGAGGCCTTATGGCTCTCACCCATCAAGCCTCAGCCCCTCTGCATCCCTTCTCGACCGGGACCTCGTCACCGGCGAATCCAGTCTCCTTGGAGACCTAAAATTCTCTCCAGATGACTCAGTTTCCAACTACAATCCCCGGAGCTTTCCTCATAGTGTGAAGCAGCAATGTTGGGATAAGGCCGAGAAGATTAAAGGAAGAGACCCAGATCGGTGGCGACGAGATGCTCTTGGTAACACTGTTTTTCGAAAGCTTGTTGGCTGCCCCGGTTGTCTCTGTCATGACTATGATCACATTTTGCCTTACTCTAAG GGAGGAAAAAGCACACTGGAAAATTGTCAGGTCTTGCAG GCAACTGTGAATCGATCGAAGGGAAATCGGACTGAAATTTCAAGGGCAGAACTAATACAGAAAAGCTCTTACTGCCGGGTTTCAG GTCGAGACATGGATCTTCTTGAACTATCTGCCTATGGCAATGTACATCGTGGACAAGACTCAGGAGGCTGTAGAATTCAATGA